A window of Mangifera indica cultivar Alphonso chromosome 11, CATAS_Mindica_2.1, whole genome shotgun sequence contains these coding sequences:
- the LOC123228752 gene encoding polygalacturonase-like, whose product MVFEGPCKGPINFAVKGFAKASADLSTLLIRKYGLAFDTSTNFTLAGGGIFLGQGQTASPGDSPNTDGIHIGSSTGIKIYDSLIGTGDDCVSLSPESENILVSNVVCGPGHGISVGNAGTDNGVRIKTWPDSYEGVLSNFTFEDIVMNNVQNPIVIGQEYYPYNACNKKVPSKVKISSVKYNNIRGTL is encoded by the exons ATGGTGTTTGAAGGTCCATGCAAAGGTCCAATTAATTTTGCTGTGAAGGGATTTGCGAAGGCTTCTGCTGACCTTTCAACATTGTTGATAAGAAAATATGGATTGGCTTTCGATACCTCAACAAACTTTACCCTCGCTGGAGGTGGAATTTTCCTTGGCCAAGGACAAACTGCAT CACCTGGGGATAGTCCCAACACTGATGGAATTCATATCGGGTCATCAACTGGGATTAAGATTTATGATTCACTGATAGGAACTGGTGATGATTGTGTATCACTCAGTCCCGAAAGTGAAAACATTCTTGTCTCCAATGTCGTATGTGGACCAGGACATGGTATTAGTGTTGGTAATGCTG GCACCGACAATGGTGTAAGAATCAAGACATGGCCCGACTCTTATGAGGGTGTACTTTCCAATTTCACATTTGAAGACATTGTCATGAATAATGTCCAAAACCCCATTGTTATTGGTCAAGAATATTACCCATATAATGCTTGTAACAAGAAG GTTCCCTCAAAGGTGAAGATCAGCAGCGTGAAATACAACAACATTCGCGGCactttgtaa
- the LOC123229165 gene encoding pentatricopeptide repeat-containing protein At1g63330-like isoform X1 — protein sequence MFLKTSIISLKSSLNVRFSSSFIPSSLKSAKRTTTIKHLSQLDNFLHVNCKSGSFSLDEALDSFDYMIHMDPTPGMSSFSILFSALIKKKYYDEFLVIYTRFVSAGLLPNLITLNIVINCLCKMARVSDGFVVFGSIFRRGFYPDAVTLTSLINGLCKEGKIKKAIELFRKMVSVGCRPDVVTVGGLITGLCRTGNVTVALQLFDEMNNGNGEFGVICKPNVVCYAAIIDGLCKYGLVDKAKKLFSEMKSKAVNPDVITYNTLIYGLCNTSNWEEAKTLFAEMSDEGVKPNEVTFTVVMDELCKNGKIDEANGLLQLMINRGIHPNTITYNAILSGYCLAGRIEDARKLFDSMESKGCEPNVFSFNVLMDGMCLANKIDDAKELFSLMLSKGCKPDVVSYTTLINWYCKNRKADEAICVYKEMTSKGIQPTIVTFNTLLKGFFMYGKVGHAKKLFGEMQLSNIPPNLITYTYNILIDGFCKNGCVLEAVELFHSLRNGNIHPGIFTFNSLIDGLCKTRRLNIALGLFNRWRNEGFVPNVVTYNILLYGLCKEGKSEMASNLLSDMEQNGCAPDFISFSTLMSGFLQNNETSKVVELLHKMKERNVKPDASTASIILDLLQRYRNYSEVLNLLPVFSNQEPTDS from the coding sequence atgtttcttaaaacttcaattatttCCCTTAAATCATCTTTGAATGttagattttcatcttcattcattcCTTCGTCACTGAAATCAGCCAAACGCACCACTACTATTAAACACCTTTCTCAACTTGATAATTTCCTCCATGTAAACTGCAAGTCGGGTAGCTTTTCTCTTGATGAAGCTCTTGATTCTTTCGATTACATGATTCATATGGACCCCACTCCTGGTATGTCATCTTTCagtattttgttttctgcacttattaagaaaaaatattacgaTGAATTCCTTGTGATATACACGAGGTTCGTTTCAGCTGGGTTGTTGCCTAATTTGATTACTTTGAACATTGTTATTAATTGCTTATGCAAAATGGCCCGGGTTTCTGACGGTTTTGTGGTTTTTGGGAGTATTTTTAGGAGGGGTTTTTACCCTGACGCTGTGACTTTGACTAGTCTGATTAATGGTCTTTGTAAGGAGGGCAAAATTAAGAAGGCGATTGAATTGTTTAGAAAAATGGTTTCTGTTGGATGTAGGCCTGATGTGGTTACAGTTGGGGGTTTGATCACCGGCTTGTGTCGAACAGGTAATGTCACTGTTGCCCTTCAgttatttgatgaaatgaatAATGGGAATGGTGAATTTGGTGTCATTTGCAAGCCTAATGTTGTTTGCTATGCTGCTATTATAGATGGTCTTTGCAAATATGGGTTAGTAGACAAGGCGAAGAAACTGTTTTCAGAAATGAAGTCCAAGGCTGTCAATCCAGATGTGATTACTTACAACACTTTAATTTATGGATTGTGTAATACATCTAATTGGGAGGAGGCTAAAACTTTATTTGCAGAAATGTCGGATGAAGGTGTAAAGCCTAATGAGGTGACATTTACTGTGGTTATGGATGAACTTTGTAAGAATGGGAAGATTGATGAAGCCAATGGATTGCTCCAACTAATGATAAATAGAGGTATTCACCCCAACACAATTACTTACAATGCAATTTTAAGTGGTTATTGCTTGGCAGGTAGAATTGAGGATGCAAGAAAACTATTTGATTCCATGGAAAGTAAGGGGTGTGAGCCTAATGTTTTTAGCTTCAATGTTTTAATGGATGGTATGTGCTTggcaaataaaattgatgatgctaaggaattgttttctttgatgttgAGTAAGGGATGCAAACCTGATGTAGTTAGCTACACTACGTTGATCAATTGGTATTGTAAGAATCGAAAAGCTGATGAAGCTATTTGTGTTTATAAGGAAATGACCTCAAAGGGAATTCAGCCAACAATCGTTACATTTAACACCTTGCTAAAAGGTTTTTTCATGTATGGTAAAGTTGGACATGCAAAAAAGCTATTTGGTGAGATGCAACTTAGTAATATTCCTCCCAATTTAATTACGTATACGTATAATATTCTTATTGATGGGTTTTGCAAAAATGGTTGTGTTTTGGAGGCTGTTGAACTGTTTCATTCTTTAAGAAACGGAAACATTCATCCTGGCATCTTTACTTTCAATAGTCTCATTGATGGTTTGTGCAAAACAAGAAGACTCAATATTGCTTTGGGACTATTTAACAGATGGCGCAATGAAGGATTTGTTCCAAATGTTGTGACATATAACATTCTGTTGTATGGACTTTGTAAAGAAGGGAAGTCGGAGATGGCAAGTAATTTGTTATCAGATATGGAACAAAACGGTTGTGCTCCAGATTTCATCAGTTTTAGTACTCTTATGTCTGGTTTCTTGCAAAATAATGAGACTTCAAAAGTGGTAGAacttcttcacaaaatgaaagagagaaatgtaaaGCCAGATGCATCCACGGCTTCAATTATTCTAGATTTACTACAAAGGTATAGAAACTACAGTGAAGTCCTAAATTTGCTACCAGTGTTCTCTAACCAAGAACCTACGGATAGTTGA
- the LOC123229165 gene encoding pentatricopeptide repeat-containing protein At3g22470, mitochondrial-like isoform X3, whose translation MVSVGCRPDVVTVGGLITGLCRTGNVTVALQLFDEMNNGNGEFGVICKPNVVCYAAIIDGLCKYGLVDKAKKLFSEMKSKAVNPDVITYNTLIYGLCNTSNWEEAKTLFAEMSDEGVKPNEVTFTVVMDELCKNGKIDEANGLLQLMINRGIHPNTITYNAILSGYCLAGRIEDARKLFDSMESKGCEPNVFSFNVLMDGMCLANKIDDAKELFSLMLSKGCKPDVVSYTTLINWYCKNRKADEAICVYKEMTSKGIQPTIVTFNTLLKGFFMYGKVGHAKKLFGEMQLSNIPPNLITYTYNILIDGFCKNGCVLEAVELFHSLRNGNIHPGIFTFNSLIDGLCKTRRLNIALGLFNRWRNEGFVPNVVTYNILLYGLCKEGKSEMASNLLSDMEQNGCAPDFISFSTLMSGFLQNNETSKVVELLHKMKERNVKPDASTASIILDLLQRYRNYSEVLNLLPVFSNQEPTDS comes from the coding sequence ATGGTTTCTGTTGGATGTAGGCCTGATGTGGTTACAGTTGGGGGTTTGATCACCGGCTTGTGTCGAACAGGTAATGTCACTGTTGCCCTTCAgttatttgatgaaatgaatAATGGGAATGGTGAATTTGGTGTCATTTGCAAGCCTAATGTTGTTTGCTATGCTGCTATTATAGATGGTCTTTGCAAATATGGGTTAGTAGACAAGGCGAAGAAACTGTTTTCAGAAATGAAGTCCAAGGCTGTCAATCCAGATGTGATTACTTACAACACTTTAATTTATGGATTGTGTAATACATCTAATTGGGAGGAGGCTAAAACTTTATTTGCAGAAATGTCGGATGAAGGTGTAAAGCCTAATGAGGTGACATTTACTGTGGTTATGGATGAACTTTGTAAGAATGGGAAGATTGATGAAGCCAATGGATTGCTCCAACTAATGATAAATAGAGGTATTCACCCCAACACAATTACTTACAATGCAATTTTAAGTGGTTATTGCTTGGCAGGTAGAATTGAGGATGCAAGAAAACTATTTGATTCCATGGAAAGTAAGGGGTGTGAGCCTAATGTTTTTAGCTTCAATGTTTTAATGGATGGTATGTGCTTggcaaataaaattgatgatgctaaggaattgttttctttgatgttgAGTAAGGGATGCAAACCTGATGTAGTTAGCTACACTACGTTGATCAATTGGTATTGTAAGAATCGAAAAGCTGATGAAGCTATTTGTGTTTATAAGGAAATGACCTCAAAGGGAATTCAGCCAACAATCGTTACATTTAACACCTTGCTAAAAGGTTTTTTCATGTATGGTAAAGTTGGACATGCAAAAAAGCTATTTGGTGAGATGCAACTTAGTAATATTCCTCCCAATTTAATTACGTATACGTATAATATTCTTATTGATGGGTTTTGCAAAAATGGTTGTGTTTTGGAGGCTGTTGAACTGTTTCATTCTTTAAGAAACGGAAACATTCATCCTGGCATCTTTACTTTCAATAGTCTCATTGATGGTTTGTGCAAAACAAGAAGACTCAATATTGCTTTGGGACTATTTAACAGATGGCGCAATGAAGGATTTGTTCCAAATGTTGTGACATATAACATTCTGTTGTATGGACTTTGTAAAGAAGGGAAGTCGGAGATGGCAAGTAATTTGTTATCAGATATGGAACAAAACGGTTGTGCTCCAGATTTCATCAGTTTTAGTACTCTTATGTCTGGTTTCTTGCAAAATAATGAGACTTCAAAAGTGGTAGAacttcttcacaaaatgaaagagagaaatgtaaaGCCAGATGCATCCACGGCTTCAATTATTCTAGATTTACTACAAAGGTATAGAAACTACAGTGAAGTCCTAAATTTGCTACCAGTGTTCTCTAACCAAGAACCTACGGATAGTTGA
- the LOC123229165 gene encoding pentatricopeptide repeat-containing protein At1g63330-like isoform X2, protein MFLKTSIISLKSSLNVRFSSSFIPSSLKSAKRTTTIKHLSQLDNFLHVNCKSGSFSLDEALDSFDYMIHMDPTPGMSSFSILFSALIKKKYYDEFLVIYTRFVSAGLLPNLITLNIVINCLCKMARVSDGFVVFGSIFRRGFYPDAVTLTSLINGLCKEGKIKKAIELFRKMVSVGCRPDVVTVGGLITGLCRTDGLCKYGLVDKAKKLFSEMKSKAVNPDVITYNTLIYGLCNTSNWEEAKTLFAEMSDEGVKPNEVTFTVVMDELCKNGKIDEANGLLQLMINRGIHPNTITYNAILSGYCLAGRIEDARKLFDSMESKGCEPNVFSFNVLMDGMCLANKIDDAKELFSLMLSKGCKPDVVSYTTLINWYCKNRKADEAICVYKEMTSKGIQPTIVTFNTLLKGFFMYGKVGHAKKLFGEMQLSNIPPNLITYTYNILIDGFCKNGCVLEAVELFHSLRNGNIHPGIFTFNSLIDGLCKTRRLNIALGLFNRWRNEGFVPNVVTYNILLYGLCKEGKSEMASNLLSDMEQNGCAPDFISFSTLMSGFLQNNETSKVVELLHKMKERNVKPDASTASIILDLLQRYRNYSEVLNLLPVFSNQEPTDS, encoded by the exons atgtttcttaaaacttcaattatttCCCTTAAATCATCTTTGAATGttagattttcatcttcattcattcCTTCGTCACTGAAATCAGCCAAACGCACCACTACTATTAAACACCTTTCTCAACTTGATAATTTCCTCCATGTAAACTGCAAGTCGGGTAGCTTTTCTCTTGATGAAGCTCTTGATTCTTTCGATTACATGATTCATATGGACCCCACTCCTGGTATGTCATCTTTCagtattttgttttctgcacttattaagaaaaaatattacgaTGAATTCCTTGTGATATACACGAGGTTCGTTTCAGCTGGGTTGTTGCCTAATTTGATTACTTTGAACATTGTTATTAATTGCTTATGCAAAATGGCCCGGGTTTCTGACGGTTTTGTGGTTTTTGGGAGTATTTTTAGGAGGGGTTTTTACCCTGACGCTGTGACTTTGACTAGTCTGATTAATGGTCTTTGTAAGGAGGGCAAAATTAAGAAGGCGATTGAATTGTTTAGAAAAATGGTTTCTGTTGGATGTAGGCCTGATGTGGTTACAGTTGGGGGTTTGATCACCGGCTTGTGTCGAACAG ATGGTCTTTGCAAATATGGGTTAGTAGACAAGGCGAAGAAACTGTTTTCAGAAATGAAGTCCAAGGCTGTCAATCCAGATGTGATTACTTACAACACTTTAATTTATGGATTGTGTAATACATCTAATTGGGAGGAGGCTAAAACTTTATTTGCAGAAATGTCGGATGAAGGTGTAAAGCCTAATGAGGTGACATTTACTGTGGTTATGGATGAACTTTGTAAGAATGGGAAGATTGATGAAGCCAATGGATTGCTCCAACTAATGATAAATAGAGGTATTCACCCCAACACAATTACTTACAATGCAATTTTAAGTGGTTATTGCTTGGCAGGTAGAATTGAGGATGCAAGAAAACTATTTGATTCCATGGAAAGTAAGGGGTGTGAGCCTAATGTTTTTAGCTTCAATGTTTTAATGGATGGTATGTGCTTggcaaataaaattgatgatgctaaggaattgttttctttgatgttgAGTAAGGGATGCAAACCTGATGTAGTTAGCTACACTACGTTGATCAATTGGTATTGTAAGAATCGAAAAGCTGATGAAGCTATTTGTGTTTATAAGGAAATGACCTCAAAGGGAATTCAGCCAACAATCGTTACATTTAACACCTTGCTAAAAGGTTTTTTCATGTATGGTAAAGTTGGACATGCAAAAAAGCTATTTGGTGAGATGCAACTTAGTAATATTCCTCCCAATTTAATTACGTATACGTATAATATTCTTATTGATGGGTTTTGCAAAAATGGTTGTGTTTTGGAGGCTGTTGAACTGTTTCATTCTTTAAGAAACGGAAACATTCATCCTGGCATCTTTACTTTCAATAGTCTCATTGATGGTTTGTGCAAAACAAGAAGACTCAATATTGCTTTGGGACTATTTAACAGATGGCGCAATGAAGGATTTGTTCCAAATGTTGTGACATATAACATTCTGTTGTATGGACTTTGTAAAGAAGGGAAGTCGGAGATGGCAAGTAATTTGTTATCAGATATGGAACAAAACGGTTGTGCTCCAGATTTCATCAGTTTTAGTACTCTTATGTCTGGTTTCTTGCAAAATAATGAGACTTCAAAAGTGGTAGAacttcttcacaaaatgaaagagagaaatgtaaaGCCAGATGCATCCACGGCTTCAATTATTCTAGATTTACTACAAAGGTATAGAAACTACAGTGAAGTCCTAAATTTGCTACCAGTGTTCTCTAACCAAGAACCTACGGATAGTTGA
- the LOC123229165 gene encoding pentatricopeptide repeat-containing protein At3g22470, mitochondrial-like isoform X6, protein MSDEGVKPNEVTFTVVMDELCKNGKIDEANGLLQLMINRGIHPNTITYNAILSGYCLAGRIEDARKLFDSMESKGCEPNVFSFNVLMDGMCLANKIDDAKELFSLMLSKGCKPDVVSYTTLINWYCKNRKADEAICVYKEMTSKGIQPTIVTFNTLLKGFFMYGKVGHAKKLFGEMQLSNIPPNLITYTYNILIDGFCKNGCVLEAVELFHSLRNGNIHPGIFTFNSLIDGLCKTRRLNIALGLFNRWRNEGFVPNVVTYNILLYGLCKEGKSEMASNLLSDMEQNGCAPDFISFSTLMSGFLQNNETSKVVELLHKMKERNVKPDASTASIILDLLQRYRNYSEVLNLLPVFSNQEPTDS, encoded by the coding sequence ATGTCGGATGAAGGTGTAAAGCCTAATGAGGTGACATTTACTGTGGTTATGGATGAACTTTGTAAGAATGGGAAGATTGATGAAGCCAATGGATTGCTCCAACTAATGATAAATAGAGGTATTCACCCCAACACAATTACTTACAATGCAATTTTAAGTGGTTATTGCTTGGCAGGTAGAATTGAGGATGCAAGAAAACTATTTGATTCCATGGAAAGTAAGGGGTGTGAGCCTAATGTTTTTAGCTTCAATGTTTTAATGGATGGTATGTGCTTggcaaataaaattgatgatgctaaggaattgttttctttgatgttgAGTAAGGGATGCAAACCTGATGTAGTTAGCTACACTACGTTGATCAATTGGTATTGTAAGAATCGAAAAGCTGATGAAGCTATTTGTGTTTATAAGGAAATGACCTCAAAGGGAATTCAGCCAACAATCGTTACATTTAACACCTTGCTAAAAGGTTTTTTCATGTATGGTAAAGTTGGACATGCAAAAAAGCTATTTGGTGAGATGCAACTTAGTAATATTCCTCCCAATTTAATTACGTATACGTATAATATTCTTATTGATGGGTTTTGCAAAAATGGTTGTGTTTTGGAGGCTGTTGAACTGTTTCATTCTTTAAGAAACGGAAACATTCATCCTGGCATCTTTACTTTCAATAGTCTCATTGATGGTTTGTGCAAAACAAGAAGACTCAATATTGCTTTGGGACTATTTAACAGATGGCGCAATGAAGGATTTGTTCCAAATGTTGTGACATATAACATTCTGTTGTATGGACTTTGTAAAGAAGGGAAGTCGGAGATGGCAAGTAATTTGTTATCAGATATGGAACAAAACGGTTGTGCTCCAGATTTCATCAGTTTTAGTACTCTTATGTCTGGTTTCTTGCAAAATAATGAGACTTCAAAAGTGGTAGAacttcttcacaaaatgaaagagagaaatgtaaaGCCAGATGCATCCACGGCTTCAATTATTCTAGATTTACTACAAAGGTATAGAAACTACAGTGAAGTCCTAAATTTGCTACCAGTGTTCTCTAACCAAGAACCTACGGATAGTTGA